Below is a window of Flavobacterium sp. N2820 DNA.
TTCGGGGGTTATTCATTTTGCTGCTTCAAAAGCGGTGGGTGAAAGTGTTGAAAATCCGCTATTGTATTATGAAAACAATATCAATTCTTTAGTGTATTTACTTCAAGAATTACAAAAAAAGCCAGAAGCGCATTTCATTTTTAGTTCGTCTTGTACAGTTTACGGTCAAGCCGAAAAAATGCCAATTACTGAAAATGCACCTATTCAAACTGCGATGTCACCTTATGGAAATACAAAGCAAATAGGTGAAGAAATTATTACAGATGTTACTAAAGTAACCAATATCAATTCCATTTTATTGCGCTATTTTAATCCAATTGGAGCACATCCTTCGGCTGAAATAGGTGAATTGCCTTTAGGTGTTCCTCAAAATTTAGTTCCGTTCATTACGCAAACTGCTTTTGGACTTCGTGAAAAGCTATCGGTTTATGGTAGCGATTATCCAACACCCGACGGAACGGCTATTCGTGATTATATTCACGTAGTAGATTTGGCTAAAGCACATGTTATAGCTTTACAACGTTTGTTAAAGAAGCAAAACTTAGAAAAAGTAGAAACGTTTAATTTAGGAACAGGAACGGGAAGTTCGGTTTTAGAAGTTATAACTGCTTTTGAAAAAGTTGCTAAAAAAAAATTAAATTATCAAATTGTTGGAAGAAGAGAAGGAGATATTACTACTGCTTTTGCCAATACAGATAAAGCTAATTCTGTTTTAGGATGGAAAGCACAATCTACATTAGAAGAAGCTTTATCAAGTGCATGGAAATGGGAGCAAAAAATCAGAAATCAGTAAACAATAGTTAAAAATTCTTTTTTTTTAAATAGAAAAAAAACCAATACTTTATTCTTTTCGTAACTGCAAGTAATTAAAACTCACAGATTATGAAAAAGACATTACTATTGGTAACAAGTTTCTTATTTGCTTTAAATACTTTTTCTCAAGTTGGAATTGGTACAACCAACATTCTTAATGGTGTTGAATTGCAAATTGAAAGTAGTTCTAAGGGATTATTAATTCCTAGAGTAGCGCTAACTGCTACAAATATTGTTGCACCTGTAGGTCCCGCACCTATTGCTACAGGTGTTTTGGTTTTCAATACGGCGACTACTGGAGCTGGAATAACTGCGGTTTCCCCTGGATTCTATTATTGGTCAGGTACTGAATGGATAGCTTTAAAATCAAATCCTCTTTCGTTAAGTCAAGATTGGTCTCTAACTGGAAATGCAGGAACAACAAATGGAACTAATTTTTTAGGGACTACAGATAATAGAAATTTTCAAATCAGAACAAATAATACAAATCGCTTAACAATTGAAAGCGATGGTCAGGTTGTTATTGGAACCAACACCACACCAATAGCAAATACATTAACCACCATTAATGCTGGTGCCACTCAAGTAGGCTTGTTTGTTAACAGTAATAACTCACCACGAACCATACGAGCTTTAAACGCCTCAGACACACAGTTTGTAATTGATGGGGGTAATTTAGACGCTAATGGAGGCAGAGGTGTGATAGGGATAAGTGCTAATTTAGCAGCTAATGCTTCTTCAACTGTTATGGGAGTTCTTGGGGTTGCAGGTCGAACAACTTTTACAGAATTGCCTGGTGAATCGGTTGGTGTATCAGGTCAAGGAACTACAGGGTTGCACGTAAGGGGCGTGGGTAAGGGAAATGGAGTAGATTATAATGCTGCTTATTTTGAATATGATCAAGATGATAATTTAGGAACGAGTAATGGTCCTTTTGCAAGAATTGCTGGTAAGGATGTGAATTATTTTACTGGAGGAAGTGCAGCAAGAAGAGATGTTACGTATGGTGGATATTTTGATGCAAATACTTCAACTACAGATTACGTTTTTGTTGGAGCTCGAAATAATAATACATCATATAAAGTTTTGGGAGGTGGATCATTATCTACTATGGTAGAAGATAGACAAGGAAATAATCGAATTCTGCACGCTACAGAAACACCAGAAATTTTATTTGAGGATTTTGGAATTGGAAAATTAGTAAATGGAGAGGCGTATGTTCAGATTGATGAATTAATGAGTGATCATATATTTGTTGATGAAAACCACCCAATGAAAGTTTTTGTCCAATTGGAAGGCGATTGTAACGGAGTTTATGTTACAGAAAAAACAAAAAATGGTTTTAAGGTAAAAGAATTGCAAAATGGAAAATCCAATGTTTCTTTCTCATGGAACATGGTAGCTAATAGAGCTGATGTTATTGCAAAAGATGGAACGATTGAGTCAAAACATGTTGATGTTAGATTTCCAATAGGGCCAAAAAAACTAAACCAAGAAAAAGCAGTTGAGAAAAAATATGAAATAGAAACGAAGTAATAAAAATCCCAAGCAGTTAAATTCTACTTGGGATTTTTTATTAATCTTCAACAGATTCTTTTACCTTTTTTGCGCCTTCTTCTACTTTTTCAGCACCTTTGGCAATAATGGTTTTTGCTTTTTCACCTACTTTTGAAGAATCAATTGCTTTTTTAGCTTTTACTGTTGCTGAATCTGCTGCTTGTTTTAAATCGGCTCCAACAGCTTCTGATGCTTCTTTTACTTTTTCTTTAGTTTCTTCTTTACAAGATAACAAAACGGTTACTAAGGCAATTCCTAAAAAAATTTTTTTCATGGTCAAATTGTTTTTATAGAAAATAAAGTTACAAAATTAATGCCAAATTCATCAAGCTATTTTGAGGAGTAAATTTGGATCAGGACAGTTGCTTTTATAAAAATGAAGCATTTTTTCATTGCAAACACCAGGATAATCTCCCTTTTTTTTCTCCATATCAAAAATGAGTTGAAAATGTAAATGTGGTGCATAATCACCATTAATAGGAGGTAAGCCTAAAGTGGCAATTTGCTCTCCTTTCCTTACCACATTACCTACTTTTTTACCAATCAAACTAGCTTCACTTAAATGACCATAAAGTGTATGAAATTTAATTTCTTCTACTTCATGTTCCAAAATTATGGTTGGACCATAATCACCTAAAGCTGTATTGTTTTGAAAACTGTGTATTTTACCGTCTAAGGCTGCATGAATTGTTGCGGGTTCGTTAATCCATAAATCCAATCCAATATGAATGTTACGTTCGTCTGAAGTGTTGTTCTTAAAAACGGTACTTCTTTTATATAAATTTCGAGTTTCTATATAGCCTCCAAAAGCTATTTTTCCTTTGTATTTGTCTAAATGATTTTGAATAAAAATTTCATAATCAGAAGCGGTTTCTAATTTGATATATTGCAATTCAGTATTTGAAACCGATAAATCTAAAGGAATATATTTTGTATAATCAATTTCTGGAGCAATAACTTTTGCGCATTGAATTGAGTGTAATATTTCAAGAATTTTAGTCATGTGTATAGTTCGTCTATTATTCAAATATAAAAAATCCTCACAAACTATTGTTCATGAGGATAATTTTGTGTTTTGTTGATGATTAAGCCGAAATTGTTTCGACTTCTTTATCAATTTTATTGACCAATCCTACTAAAACTTTTCCTGGACCAACT
It encodes the following:
- the galE gene encoding UDP-glucose 4-epimerase GalE translates to MKILVTGGLGFIGSHTVVELQNEGFEVIAIDNLSNSSIDVLDGIERITGKKPLFENIDLRDKSAVQNFFSKHQDISGVIHFAASKAVGESVENPLLYYENNINSLVYLLQELQKKPEAHFIFSSSCTVYGQAEKMPITENAPIQTAMSPYGNTKQIGEEIITDVTKVTNINSILLRYFNPIGAHPSAEIGELPLGVPQNLVPFITQTAFGLREKLSVYGSDYPTPDGTAIRDYIHVVDLAKAHVIALQRLLKKQNLEKVETFNLGTGTGSSVLEVITAFEKVAKKKLNYQIVGRREGDITTAFANTDKANSVLGWKAQSTLEEALSSAWKWEQKIRNQ
- a CDS encoding peptidoglycan DD-metalloendopeptidase family protein gives rise to the protein MTKILEILHSIQCAKVIAPEIDYTKYIPLDLSVSNTELQYIKLETASDYEIFIQNHLDKYKGKIAFGGYIETRNLYKRSTVFKNNTSDERNIHIGLDLWINEPATIHAALDGKIHSFQNNTALGDYGPTIILEHEVEEIKFHTLYGHLSEASLIGKKVGNVVRKGEQIATLGLPPINGDYAPHLHFQLIFDMEKKKGDYPGVCNEKMLHFYKSNCPDPNLLLKIA